From a region of the Deinococcus misasensis DSM 22328 genome:
- the mutS gene encoding DNA mismatch repair protein MutS, protein MSLSGRLVLKGTGDGALPPMLEQYVQLRDQYADYLLLFQVGDFYEAFGEDAERLSRLLGITLTHKTSKDFVTPMAGIPIRALDPHVEKLLHLGVKVAIADQLEEPGGGLVHRNVTQLLTPGTLTEERLLGTEENYLGAVATGDGYALALLDVSTGEFKCALLTSRGALYDELSKHRPRELLLAPELKDNPVLYAEFQTRFPIMFSETSFEGADCEGAISKQFGRIPDHLDHVALRRACGAALQYASFAQQGPLTMVTRLTRFDPGAHMHLPESTLNALEVFKPNSAGSLTLLDVLSQTRTSGGKRRLRAWLRQPLLDPALIADRLQAVEDLVKDGLARNKIRSQLYRAHDLERLSARVSTGRATPREVAALARTLELLPELQEALKGFSGLLLDLRNRLSDLPEAVALIRAALVEDPPIKLSEGGLIRDGFHADLDALRQDALSGRTWMADLEQQERVRTGIGNLKVGYNQVFGYYLEVTSAHFSKIPDDYHQIATLKDRARFVRPDIRDRERQIAKAESAAIALETEVFQGLRDELKTHADHLSLLASAFSDLDVLCTLAEVAAEQHWIRPRPSSELCLKQARHPVVEKTLGDKFIPNDALMNPSRHLLVITGPNMAGKSTYLRMVALCALLHQIGSFVPAEVAELPLFDAIHTRIGASDDLAGGRSTFMVEMTELAGILHTATPRSLIILDEVGRGTSTLDGLAIAWSSLEHLQMLGAYTLYATHYFELTHLESKLPGVVNLHVAAQEEAGGLVFYHQVMEGAASESYGVSVAKLAGLPSGVTERADKLLRSFRAREQEQYHDVLRRLSTMEVSRLTPLEALKTLHDLQMLLHAGEPS, encoded by the coding sequence ATGTCCCTCTCGGGAAGATTGGTTTTAAAAGGCACAGGTGACGGGGCACTGCCCCCGATGCTCGAACAGTACGTGCAATTGCGCGATCAGTATGCAGATTACCTGCTGCTGTTTCAGGTCGGAGATTTCTACGAGGCGTTTGGTGAGGATGCAGAACGCCTGTCCCGTTTGCTCGGGATCACCCTCACACACAAAACCAGCAAAGATTTCGTCACGCCCATGGCAGGGATTCCCATCCGGGCACTGGATCCGCATGTGGAAAAACTGCTGCACCTCGGGGTGAAGGTTGCGATTGCCGATCAACTCGAAGAACCGGGCGGTGGTTTGGTTCACCGAAACGTCACCCAGCTTCTCACCCCCGGCACCCTGACAGAAGAACGCCTGCTGGGTACCGAAGAAAACTACCTCGGAGCCGTGGCCACCGGAGATGGATACGCTCTGGCTTTGCTGGACGTGTCCACCGGAGAATTCAAATGTGCCCTCCTGACCTCCAGAGGTGCCCTCTACGATGAACTTTCCAAGCACCGTCCCAGAGAGTTGCTCTTGGCCCCAGAGTTGAAAGACAACCCGGTGTTGTACGCAGAATTCCAGACCCGTTTTCCGATCATGTTCAGCGAGACCTCGTTTGAGGGTGCAGATTGTGAAGGAGCGATTTCCAAGCAATTTGGGCGCATTCCAGACCATCTGGACCATGTGGCCCTCAGGCGGGCTTGTGGGGCTGCCCTGCAATATGCCAGTTTTGCCCAGCAAGGGCCACTCACCATGGTCACCCGCCTGACCCGTTTTGATCCGGGTGCCCACATGCACCTGCCAGAGAGCACCCTGAACGCTCTGGAGGTCTTCAAACCCAACAGTGCAGGCAGCCTGACTTTGCTGGATGTGCTTTCTCAGACGCGCACCTCGGGCGGAAAACGCAGGCTCAGAGCGTGGCTCAGGCAGCCTTTGCTGGACCCTGCATTGATTGCAGACCGCCTGCAAGCGGTTGAAGATCTGGTGAAGGATGGTCTGGCCCGCAACAAAATCCGCAGTCAACTGTACCGTGCACACGATCTGGAACGCCTGTCTGCAAGGGTCAGCACAGGCCGGGCCACCCCCAGAGAAGTGGCAGCTCTGGCCCGCACCCTCGAACTCCTCCCAGAGTTGCAAGAGGCTTTGAAAGGTTTCTCTGGACTGCTCCTCGATCTGCGAAACCGCCTGAGCGACCTGCCAGAAGCGGTGGCCCTGATTCGGGCAGCTCTGGTGGAGGATCCCCCAATCAAACTTTCTGAAGGGGGCCTGATCCGGGATGGTTTCCATGCAGATCTGGATGCTTTGCGTCAGGATGCCCTGTCAGGACGCACATGGATGGCCGATCTGGAGCAGCAAGAGCGTGTCAGAACCGGAATTGGCAACCTGAAGGTGGGCTACAATCAGGTTTTCGGCTATTACCTTGAAGTCACCAGTGCCCATTTCTCCAAAATCCCTGACGACTACCACCAGATTGCCACCCTCAAAGACCGGGCAAGGTTCGTGCGCCCGGACATCCGTGATCGGGAACGTCAGATTGCCAAAGCCGAAAGTGCTGCGATTGCTCTGGAAACCGAAGTCTTTCAGGGCCTGCGGGACGAACTGAAAACCCATGCAGACCACCTGTCCTTGCTGGCTTCGGCGTTTTCGGATCTGGACGTCCTGTGCACTCTGGCAGAGGTGGCCGCAGAGCAGCACTGGATCCGGCCCAGACCTTCTTCCGAGTTGTGCCTGAAACAAGCCCGTCACCCTGTTGTGGAAAAAACACTGGGAGACAAATTCATCCCCAATGATGCCCTGATGAATCCCTCAAGGCACCTGCTGGTGATCACTGGTCCCAACATGGCTGGGAAAAGCACCTATTTGCGCATGGTGGCCCTGTGTGCACTGCTGCACCAGATTGGCTCTTTTGTGCCAGCAGAGGTGGCAGAACTGCCCCTTTTCGATGCCATCCACACCCGCATTGGGGCCAGCGACGATCTGGCTGGAGGCCGCAGCACCTTCATGGTCGAAATGACCGAACTCGCAGGCATCCTGCACACCGCCACCCCGAGAAGCCTGATCATTCTGGATGAAGTGGGCCGGGGCACTTCCACACTGGACGGTCTGGCCATTGCGTGGTCCAGTCTGGAACACCTGCAAATGCTCGGGGCTTACACCCTTTATGCCACCCACTACTTTGAGCTGACCCATCTGGAAAGCAAATTGCCCGGTGTGGTGAACCTGCATGTGGCTGCACAGGAAGAAGCCGGAGGTCTGGTGTTCTACCATCAGGTGATGGAAGGGGCCGCCAGCGAATCCTACGGGGTCAGCGTGGCCAAACTGGCCGGTCTGCCCTCTGGAGTCACCGAAAGGGCGGACAAACTGCTGCGCTCTTTCCGGGCCAGAGAACAGGAACAGTACCACGATGTCCTGCGTAGACTCAGTACAATGGAAGTCAGCAGACTGACCCCTCTGGAAGCCCTCAAAACCTTGCATGACCTCCAGATGCTGCTGCATGCAGGAGAACCATCGTGA
- a CDS encoding AIM24 family protein produces the protein MNILNVNTLPSNDNINSYAFSVDVTKDYIVRKGKMIAYYGNLRFEALGSGIIDMMVSNAFNAPAYGGDYIVVTGHGKLVLGDSGNHINSYDLENANMTIKAANLLAYEPTLTCEECVTPGYVTLLGTGKMLASSNGMVHFMEPPVRVDPEALLGWADCPTPSFHHDYAYVRNVLSMGASMLGLTTSGEEKQINFTGQGTVLVQSSESGLKGRSLLNQIIENVNQLERSEMQTLKGLLEQRLNQSGRSSFDFDD, from the coding sequence ATGAACATCCTCAATGTGAACACCTTGCCCTCCAACGACAACATCAATTCCTATGCTTTCAGTGTGGACGTCACCAAAGACTACATTGTCCGCAAAGGCAAAATGATTGCCTACTACGGCAATTTGCGCTTTGAAGCTCTGGGCTCTGGCATCATTGACATGATGGTTTCCAATGCCTTCAATGCTCCGGCTTATGGTGGCGACTATATTGTGGTGACCGGGCACGGCAAACTGGTGCTGGGAGACAGTGGCAACCACATCAACAGCTACGATCTGGAAAACGCCAACATGACCATCAAGGCCGCCAACCTGCTCGCCTATGAGCCCACCCTGACTTGTGAAGAGTGTGTCACCCCCGGTTATGTGACCTTGCTGGGCACCGGGAAAATGCTGGCCTCCAGCAATGGGATGGTGCACTTCATGGAGCCCCCTGTGCGTGTGGATCCTGAGGCATTGCTCGGGTGGGCAGACTGCCCAACCCCTTCTTTTCACCACGATTATGCTTATGTGCGCAATGTCCTGAGCATGGGGGCCAGCATGCTGGGCCTCACCACCAGTGGGGAAGAGAAGCAGATCAATTTCACTGGGCAGGGCACAGTGCTGGTTCAGTCTTCAGAATCCGGTCTGAAGGGCAGGTCTTTGCTGAATCAAATCATTGAGAACGTCAACCAGTTGGAACGCTCTGAAATGCAAACCCTCAAAGGTCTGCTGGAACAGCGTTTGAACCAGAGCGGTCGCAGTTCTTTTGACTTTGACGATTGA
- a CDS encoding AIM24 family protein: MARYTRINEKLLQVDLNSGEELYAKKGSMLAYKGNVQFQGAFLSGGTLQQAAMRQVTGEGLHLMKAQGRGEILYGYHGMMINIISLQGQRLYVESECVLAFDHTIRPGTEFLGNQGGLGGLVRGAMAGQGLFTTTLDGHGDVVILSSGDLIELQVDPSRPIFVDPQAYVGHKGQLTSQIHTDVSWKTFVGQGSGESFQFKFTGQGTVYVQADER, translated from the coding sequence ATGGCCCGATACACCCGAATCAACGAAAAGTTGCTGCAGGTCGATCTGAACTCTGGTGAGGAGCTTTACGCCAAGAAGGGCTCCATGCTGGCTTACAAAGGCAACGTCCAATTTCAGGGTGCATTTTTGAGTGGAGGCACCCTGCAACAGGCTGCCATGCGACAGGTCACCGGAGAGGGCCTGCACCTGATGAAAGCTCAGGGCCGGGGTGAAATCCTGTACGGATACCACGGCATGATGATCAACATCATTTCCCTGCAAGGCCAGAGGTTGTACGTGGAGAGCGAGTGTGTGCTGGCGTTTGACCACACCATCCGTCCGGGCACAGAATTTCTGGGCAATCAGGGTGGTCTGGGCGGTCTGGTCCGGGGTGCAATGGCCGGTCAAGGGCTGTTCACCACCACACTGGATGGGCATGGGGATGTGGTGATCCTGTCCTCTGGCGACCTGATCGAATTGCAGGTGGATCCCAGCCGCCCCATTTTTGTGGACCCACAAGCTTACGTGGGGCACAAAGGCCAGTTGACCAGCCAGATTCACACCGATGTGAGCTGGAAAACCTTTGTGGGTCAGGGTTCAGGTGAGAGCTTCCAGTTCAAATTCACCGGTCAGGGCACCGTGTACGTGCAGGCCGACGAAAGGTAA